The Nicotiana sylvestris chromosome 6, ASM39365v2, whole genome shotgun sequence genomic sequence aacttagcatataactgactatccctcaaggtctgaaaaaccactctaagatgctgctcgtgctcctcccggctgcgggaatatatcaaaatatcatcaatgaagactatcatgaatgagtccaaataaggcctgaacactcggttcattaagtccataaaagctactagggcatttgtcaacccaaatgacataaccaagaactcataatgcccataccgagtgcgaaaagctgtcttagggacatcggatgccctaatcctcaactgatagtagccagatctcaagtcaatcttcgaaaataccttggtaccctgaagctgatcaaacaaatcatcaatcctcggcaacagatacttattcttgattgtaaccttgttcaacttccgataatcgatacacattctcattgacccatccttcttcttaacaaacaacaccggcacagcccaaggcgaaacactgggtctaatgaaacctttcttaagcaagtcttgtaactgctctttcaactttttcaactccggtggggccatacgatacggcgggatagaaatgggctgagtgcctggagccagatcaatgcaaaagtcaatatccctattgggtggcatacccgacaagtctgaagggaaaaccttaggaaactcacgaacaacaggcacagaatccatggaaggaacctcaacactagaatcacgaacatacgccaaataggccaaacaccccttctcgaccatacgtcgagccttcatataagagataacactacagttagaatgaccaggagtccctctccactctaaacaaggcaaacccggtaaagctatggtcacagtcttggcatgacagtccaagatagcgtggtaagttgataaccagtccatccctaatataatatcgaagtcgaccatgtccagaagcaacaaatctactcgagtctcaagacccccaatcacaactatacaagagtgATAAACTCGATTCACCACAacagaatcacccactggtgtagacatataaacaggaacactcaataaatcactaggcatgaccagatacggtgcaaaataagaggatacGTACGAGTATggagaccctggatcaaataacactgaagcatctctatcacaaaccagaacagtacctgtgataaccacatctgaagcctcagcctcaggcctggctggaagagcatagcatcggggctgggccccaccaccctggactacctctttgggacggcctgcagctggctggcctccacctctagcgccTCTACCTCCACCTATAGCACTTTTACCCCCACCTCTAGTTGGTTGGGCGGtatgtggaacacctggtgcctgaaccatggcacgggaaacctgctgctgcgactgagtacccaccaacctcggacaagccctccggatatgaccatactcaccacacttatagcatccacctgagtgttgcggctgaggaaactgagactgaccttggcgacctgaatgaccaccccgaaaactctggagtggtggtgcactgataggagctggtggtgcactatagggctgctgatcagaatactgcatgtgagaaccattgctacctgaagcaccatgagaaacctgaagtgctgactgaaagggcttaggatgatggcctctaccaaacgAATCcatgcctccagacgaggcaccactaaatctgcctgaatgacggggcctcttatccgacccatgaccaccttccTACGACAGAACCATCTTCACTCTCCTgtccacattggccgcctcttggaaagtgatctcactcccagcctccctagccatctaaagatgaatcgactgaataagatcatcaataaaccttctcacctgctctctctcggtaggaagtatgacaagaccatgatgagccaagtcgatgaatctggtctcatactgggtaacagtcatggaaccctgctggagatgctcaaactacctctgataggcctctctctgagtgatggggagaaacttctccagaaatagctgtgcaaactgctcccaagtcaaggttgGCGATCTGGCTAGTCTAGCCaatcaataatctctccaccaagtcttagcggattcagacaagcgaaaagtggcaaaatcgaccccattggtctcaactatccccatgttcctgagaacctcgtgacagctgtctaaataatcctagggatcctcagtagatgcatcgctgaaagtagtagtgaaaagcttggtgaacctatccagcctccacaaagcatcggcagacatagctgctccatcaccggtctgagctaccacacccgactgAACTGCTCCCACTGGCTGAATCGTTgaagtctgaatctggggagctacctgctccagagtgcaagtagtaggagtctgttctcctcctccagcctgagagacggctggtgctataggaagcaagcctgctgggtaacactctccataaggctcactagacggaccagagcatcctaaagaATTAGGgtggcaataaacccctctgggatctgagctgggcccaccgataTTGctagggccggaacctcatcatcaaggtcaacctgaggctccaccactGGTGCTGCTACTCGGGGCTGATCTTTGCCCCTacttcggcctctagcacggcctcgccctctgcccctcgtgggagctgctgctgggggctcgggctgctgagcggtagatgaggaagcgcgtgttctccccatctgcgaaagaatagagtagaaattcaattagcattaagaaaaccaaaccgcacgacagaaagaacaaatgtgaagtttttcctaactctgtagcctctggaggataaatacagacgtctccgtaccgatccctcagactctactaagcatgtccgtgaattgtgagacctatgtaacctagagctttgataccaacatgtcacgacctggatttcccaccctcgggagtcgtgatggcgcctactcgtagaagctaggcaagccacgaaatatagaaaattcaatctctttcatttttaactctttttaacGAATTGAATTAACAGgtgatcaacatttaaataatagcaaAAGATGAAATTAAGCGAAAGACTTAGAAtaatataataccaaaatcagtacgaaaatgccaacatgcgtctctacccagaaaccggtgtcacaatatccacggactgtctatgaatactacatacaaatgtctgaataaggaaatacagtttaTCTCGGAAACAAGTAGaaacagaacatataaatagatagaagagaatgccaggcctgcggacgcctgccgGACTACCTCGAGATCTCtgagtggactgaaggctggctcctcAAGTGCTACTATCCaaatgctgctccggtatctgcacatagtgcagagtgtagcatcaacacaactgatcccatgtgctggtaagtgtctagcctaactcCGGTATTCTCTtctatctatttatatgttctgtttCTACTTGTTTCCGAGAcagactgtatttccttgttcagacatttgtatgtagtattcatagacagtccgtggATATTGGGACACCAGTTTCAGGGTAGAGATGCATGTTGCATTTTCTTActgattttgatattatattaGTCTAAGTCTTCCGTTTAATTTCATCTttcgctattatttaaatgttgatcacCTATTAATTCAATTCATTACAAAGAGTTAAAAATGAAAGATATTGAATTTTCtatatttcgtggcttgcctagcttttacgagtaggtgtcatcacgactcccgagggtgaaaaattcggatcgtgacatTCAGTTTACAAGTAGTTTAAAAGACAAAATTAATATCAAATAGTTATTGTAAATTGTTTTTAACAAAAAAGCACTATATATCCTTAAGAAATAACAAACTAAATAGTACTACATTCTTTCAACTATAATATATGCATGAACGctaaaaaatagaaataaaactaCAAACTAAAGATAAGATAATATTGgtatactacaaaagaaaaacaaaattatttCTTGTGAATAGAGTATTTGAATATGGTGATTAGCCTTATAAATTATGAATAtgagatgaagaaaagaagaaatgtCAGAATAAGAAAAGAAGAGATTTATTTATAGTAGAAAGACTATTCCAGAAAGGACATGAGAATGAGAATGAAAATaaactgaaataaaaaagagaagaaaggaatggtagaaataaaaaaaaagaggaaaagtttAGATTAATAAGGTATAATTTGGAAAATATAAATTTACAGTAAGGATATTTTTGTCTTGAATAATATTAATTTTCCGCTCTGCGTTTTCAAAGAAGCTAGAATTTATAGCTTCTTCCCCAAAGAAGAAAAATTACTTCTGCTACTGCTCATAAGCACTTCTCTATTTTGGCCAAATACCTTAATTTTTTATTATAAGAAAGTGCTTTTTTCTAaagcaaaaaaatatttttggcttcctagaagcttggccaaacaggctcttaggatcactttttaaaatttttgccaaatactaattactgctcaaaagtatttttcaaattgCTTAGAGCCCATTTGGCTTAGTTAATTTAGATTAactgataagcattaggtgctgaaaagcacttttaagtgttgaagctgATTTAAAAGATAAGCAGttatgtgtttggataaaagtgatgaaattaataataagcagtTGAAACTGTTTGATTAAAAAGTGTTGATAAGCTCTTTTTATGTTAAAATGACTTAAATGACTTTATAACAATTTACACTACTAAAAACATTATTTCCTTCAAATTTTTAGATTCTACATAGATTATACCTATTTATcatgttattttaattataaaaatgattAGATAATATCTTTTTTATAAATAGAATTTATGTTATGATAAGTATACAATCATAAATTAGAAGGGATGAAGTATAAATTAACAAAATTTAAGAGAAAAACCTTAAATAATGCACACAATGTTTGTAGAGAAGAAACAAGCACTTAATATGTATTGTTTGTAATAAATAAGATTAAAACATTCAACTATCATAAATATCTTGAGCAATCAGAACAGGAATTGCCATCCAAATATTATTATCTctttgattttttatattttcttcatTTGCAACGTTGACTCTTGTGGAGGAAAGTTGGGAAACCAATTAActtcaacaacaaaaaaatttCTCTCTAGAAAATTCCCTCCCCACTGACTAGTTTCTCCAAACGGCGGGTACGTTTGGAGAGAACGGTGGTTGTCAATGGCAAAGGGCAAAGGTAATGGATCAAGACGACCAAGGAAGACATCGATACTAGTTCTCGGAAGCTCACTAACAACAACCAAATCTCCGACAGCACAGTTAGTCTCTTAGAAAACACAGGCGGCGACACCATTGGTAACTCCAGCTGTGGATCAACAAAACAGAAGGAACGAAAATGGTAATTTCTCTCAATTTTATAATTCTCCGACACATCTAGTAGAATTGGACAGTAGATTGCCTAAGGATGCTAGTGGAATGAACAAAGTGATGAGAGAATGTGTGGCCTCATCTTCGAATGTATCGACTATGGTGCAACCACAACTAAATGAACATGCATATAAAAATCCATAGAAATTGATGGCTAACAAAGATCCAGTAGCTTCGGCGTGAGTTAATTTGTTTGCTAAAAATCAGATGGCATCAAACGACCTTGCTCTGTCTTACAGTCCACCTATGATTATGGATGGTAATGTGGTTATTCAGGATCCCATGGAGCCTGCGAAAGAGGTCGATAAGTGGAAGCACTCTCTGATTGTTGTAGTAATAGGCAAAATTCCAGGGTATAATCATATGAAGAGGTTCATCAACCAGAATTGGTCGAAAGTCCCATGCTCTAAACTATTCTAACATGACAAGGGCTATTTCATCGCCAAATTCAAAGAGGAAGACGACCTTAAAGAAATTCTGTATGGAgaaccatataaaatcaataataAATCTATAATCCTGAAGAAATGGTCTCCTGACATAGAATTTGATACAGCGTTTCTCAAAGAGATACCCATATGGGTCTCTTTCCCTAACTTGCATATGGTGTATTGGGGAAAAGACTCATTGAGAAGATTGGGAATAACTATTGGAGTGCCCCTATTTGCTGATGAATGTACAACTAATCAATTGAGAATTTCGTTTGCCAGGATGCTGATTGAAGTGAACATAACAAAGCCATTACCAACTGAAGTGAAAATACAGGATTCATCTGGCAAGATGTACCATCAAGCGGTGAGGTTTGAATGGCAACTTGAATTTTGTTCAGATTGTCAACGGCTTGGGCATGTATGCAAACGCAGTGAGGAAGTTCAAGGGAAACCTCAGAAAATTCAGAAAGTGAATGGAAAATTTCACCAGCTAGCAAAGGAATGAAGAAGCAAAGGAAATGTGACACAGAATACAAGTAAGTCTCAAGAATCAATTATGCCAATTGATCCTTCTAAGGCTAAATCTTCTGATACAATAGCTTCTAAAGATAAAACTGTAGGCCCTATCATAATGGCTGGAAAATCCCTGGATACTACCCAGGGTACTACACATCCTAACGGGCATGATAATAGTGTATCGAGAGAAAAACTGGTATTTCAACTCCTAGAAAAATTGTAGGAGGTATGGATTTCTCAATTGTCACACAGAATGCATTTGGAGTGCTATCAGGAGGTCAAGGGGATAAGCAGCCACCAGATAGAGGTGGTACATCAGACCCTTCCAAATGACACTCCTCATGTGGAATGTGAAGGGAGCAAATCAAAGATATAAATAGAAGGAGTTGGCTAAATACTTAAAAGACAATCATATTTCCTTAGCAGGTTTAGTGGAGACCCAAATTAAATAACATAAGTCTTTTGTTATTGCCCCCAAGATTGCAAGAAATTGGGACTTAGTACATAACTATGATAATGTGATTAATGGAAGAATATGGATATTAGTCAATAGAAATATATGATAGGTGAATATGGTACAAACTAATGCTCAATTTATTCATTATACCATTAACAACTCTGATGTCAGCTGTGCTACGACTGTGGTATATGGATATAAAAACTTAGAGATGAGAAAGGAGATGTGACAAAAGCTCAAAAACCTTTCACAAACTATAAATCAACCATGGCTATTATGGGTGGGGGAAGACTTTAATGTTATTATCTTTACTCAAGATAGAATGTCAAAGATTGCAGTAATACAAGTAGATATTAAAGATTTTGCAAACTTTTGTTCAGATACAATGATGTCTGAAATCCCTTGGAGAGGGGAGTTCTTTACCCGGACAAATGGGCAAATGGGAGAAGACAGGGTAACTAACAAGATAGATAGAGCATTGGGGAATGATGATTGGATGATGAACCTTGGTCACCTAATAGTTGAAATTGGGAATCCATTTATCTCAGATTACTCACCACTCACACTGAAGTTTCAGAGaagaaataataacataaaagtgccTTTCAAGTTTCTAAATATTTGGGCTGAATATGAAGAATTCCAAAGAATTGTTAATGAAGGATGGCGTGGTGCTCAGCAGTCTTGCAAGTTAGCCACTAGCTGGTACATGTTGAAAGCTATGAAGCCTGAATTTAAGAACTTAAATACCAGAGACTTCAAgaatataacaaaaaaaatagacCAAGCAAGAAAGGACTTGATTTATTGTCAACAAAAAATGACTAGAGGCTACTCTGATCAGCTAAGGATGATGGAGAAAAAGGCTAGATTTCAATTAGAGAAATGGTCACTCATTGAAGAGAAAATACTACAAAAATCAAGAGCTCACTGATTGATGTTGGAGATGGAAAAAATAAATATTTCTTTGCAATGATGAAAGACAGAGCAAGCAGGAAAAATATTACAACTCTAATAACACTAAATGGTGCAGTCCAGGCAGACCCTAAGAGTATCAAGAGAGAGATTGTTGATTTCTATAAGTCCCTTATGAGAGCTGCAACTAAACTTTACCTGCTGAAAACATGCAAATACTGAAGAGTGGCCCTAAACTAAATCACCAACAAGCAGTGGAGCATGTTAAAGATATATCTAAGCAAGAAGTAGATGAATGTTTGTGTGCTATTGGTAATGACAAAGCCCCAGGCATCGATGGGTATAATATTGTTTTCTTCAATAAATTATGGAGGTTATTAAGAAGGATTTATATGAAGCAATATCTGAGTTCTTTGCTACAGGAGTGATGCCTAAGGCCATTAACTGTACTACAGTTACTCTATTGCCTAAGATCACCAACCATACTAACATCAAGGACTACAGACCTATATTCTGTTGTACTATATTGTATAAGATTATATACAAAATCTTATCATCAAGGCTGCAGAAAGTAATGGGGTTCTTGATTGATGGGGCTCAGGCTGGTTTCATCCCAAGAAGAAAAGAGGGTGATAATATTATCCTAGCACATGAGCTGATTAAGGCCTACTCAAGGAAACATATATCACCTAGATGTATGATCAAGGTAGATCTACAAAAGGCTTATGACAGTGTAGAATGGAGCTTTGTGCTACAAATCATGAAGGGGATGGCCTCCCTCATAGATTCAACCAATGGATATCATCATGTATCCATAGTGTGAGCTATTCTATCTTGATAAGTGGAGAGCTAGCACTACCTTTTTCCTGCTGCTAAGGGCCTCAGGCAGGGTGACCCTGTATCCCCATCTTATTTACTTTATCCATGGAATATCTAAATAGGCTTCTCAGAGATCTAAAGAATATAAGTACTTCCACTATCATCCAAAGTGCAAGAAACTAGGCATTACTCATTTGAGTTTTGTTGATGATCTCCTATTGTTTGCTAGGGGAGATAACCAATTTGTGGCAATGTTGAAGCAATATTTTGATCAGTTCTCCATAGCATCTGGGGTAAAAGCTAATCTAAACAAAAGTTCAGTATATTTTGGTGGAGTGGACAATACAGAACAAGAACTTATATTTCAGCAACTGAGTTATATGAAAGGTGAACTACCATTTAGGTACTTGGGAGTGCCTCTTGCTACCAAAAAGATTGAAGGTGACACAATGGCAGGCTCTGATTGACAAAAATAGTAACCAAAATATCATCCTGGACTGCAAGCAAATTGTCATACGCTGGAAGAGTACAACTAATTAGATCTGTACTGTTTGGAGTACAATCCTAGTGGTCTCAAATGTTTTTGATACCTTCCAAGGTGATCAAACTCATTGAAGCATACTGAAGAAGATTCATGTGGTCAGGTGCTAATTTCATTACCAAGCGTGCCTTGATATGTTGGGAGAGAGTCTGTCAACCCAAAAGTGATGGTGGGCTAAACATATTGAATCTCAAAAACTGGAATAAAACAGCCATCCTCAAACTACAATAGGACTTAACAACAAAAACAGACAGGCTGTGGATCAAATGGGTCCATATGTATCATACAAAGGGGCGACCTATAACTAATATCAAAGTGGCTAAACAAGCAAGTTGGATGGTTCAAAAGATCTTGACCGTTGATGGACGAAGCCCACAACTGCCGGGAGATAGAGGCAAATGCAGTATGATCAAACATTTGTACTTACAACAACTTGGATCCTTAGCAAAAGTCGAGTGGAAAGCAATCATGTTCAAGAATCTAGCTAGACTTAAAGCAGTGTTTTCCATGTGGTTGATCATACATGAAAGAATACTGACTACTGGCAGGTTGATCAAATGGAACATTGATGTGGATCCAACGTGTGTCTTCTGTAAACAACATCCAGAGACTCATGCCCATCTATTTTGTGAATGCACTATCACCATTAGATTATGAAAAGAATTTTTCAACTAGTTACAAATTCAGGTGCAACTAAAGACGTGGGCTCAACTAGTTTTCTGGTTTGTGGAGAAAGCAAAGAAGAAATCTGTTGAAGGCCAGTTCATGCGACTGGTCTTTGATGAAACATTGTATAATATATAGAATGAAAAAAACCAAAGAGTATTTGATAAGGTACATAGGGATAGGCAGAGCATCATTAGAGAGATAGCCTATCTTTGCAATATACGG encodes the following:
- the LOC138871233 gene encoding uncharacterized protein encodes the protein MASNDLALSYSPPMIMDGNVVIQDPMEPAKEVDKWKHSLIVVGYFIAKFKEEDDLKEILYGEPYKINNKSIILKKWSPDIEFDTAFLKEIPIWVSFPNLHMVYWGKDSLRRLGITIGVPLFADECTTNQLRISFARMLIEVNITKPLPTEVKIQDSSGKMYHQAVRFEWQLEFCSDCQRLGHVCKRSEEVQGKPQKIQKVNGKFHQLAKE